A section of the Felis catus isolate Fca126 chromosome B2, F.catus_Fca126_mat1.0, whole genome shotgun sequence genome encodes:
- the LOC101090262 gene encoding histone H2B type 1-C/E/F/G/I isoform X2, translated as MPEPAKSAPAPKKGSKKAVTKAQKKDGKKRKRSRKESYSVYVYKVLKQVHPDTGISSKAMGIMNSFVNDIFERIAGEASRLAHYNKRSTITSREIQTAVRLLLPGELAKHAVSEGTKAVTKYTSSK; from the exons ATGCCTGAGCCAGCGAAGTCCGCCCCGGCCCCGAAGAAG GGCTCGAAGAAGGCGGTGACCAAGGCGCAGAAGAAGGACGGCAAGAAGCGCAAGCGCAGCCGCAAGGAGAGCTACTCGGTGTACGTGTACAAGGTGCTGAAGCAGGTGCACCCCGACACCGGCATCTCGTCCAAGGCCATGGGCATCATGAACTCGTTCGTCAACGACATCTTCGAGCGCATCGCGGGCGAGGCGTCGCGCCTGGCGCATTACAACAAGCGCTCGACCATCACGTCCCGGGAGATCCAGACGGCCGTGCGCCTGCTGCTGCCCGGGGAGCTGGCCAAGCACGCCGTGTCCGAGGGCACCAAGGCCGTCACCAAGTACACCAGCTCCAAGTAG
- the LOC101089767 gene encoding histone H4, whose protein sequence is MSGRGKGGKGLGKGGAKRHRKVLRDNIQGITKPAIRRLARRGGVKRISGLIYEETRGVLKVFLENVIRDAVTYTEHAKRKTVTAMDVVYALKRQGRTLYGFGG, encoded by the coding sequence ATGTCTGGTCGCGGCAAAGGCGGGAAGGGCCTGGGCAAGGGGGGCGCCAAGCGCCACCGCAAGGTGCTGCGCGACAACATCCAGGGCATCACCAAGCCCGCCATCCGGCGGCTGGCCCGGCGCGGCGGCGTCAAGCGCATCTCCGGCCTCATCTACGAGGAGACCCGCGGGGTGCTCAAGGTGTTCCTGGAGAACGTGATCCGGGACGCCGTCACCTACACGGAGCACGCCAAGCGCAAGACGGTCACGGCCATGGACGTGGTGTACGCGCTCAAGCGCCAGGGCCGCACCCTCTACGGCTTCGGGGGCTAA
- the LOC105260541 gene encoding histone H3.1, translated as MARTKQTARKSTGGKAPRKQLATKAARKSAPATGGVKKPHRYRPGTVALREIRRYQKSTELLIRKLPFQRLVREIAQDFKTDLRFQSSAVMALQEACEAYLVGLFEDTNLCAIHAKRVTIMPKDIQLARRIRGERA; from the coding sequence ATGGCTCGCACCAAGCAGACGGCGCGCAAGTCGACGGGCGGCAAGGCCCCGCGCAAGCAGCTGGCCACCAAGGCGGCCCGCAAGAGCGCGCCGGCCACCGGCGGCGTCAAGAAGCCGCACCGCTACCGGCCCGGCACGGTGGCCCTGCGCGAGATCCGCCGCTACCAGAAGTCCACCGAGCTGCTGATCCGCAAGCTGCCGTTCCAGCGGCTGGTGCGCGAGATCGCGCAGGACTTCAAGACCGACCTGCGCTTCCAGAGCTCGGCCGTGATGGCGCTGCAGGAGGCGTGCGAGGCCTACCTGGTGGGGCTCTTCGAGGACACCAACCTGTGCGCCATCCACGCCAAGCGCGTCACCATCATGCCCAAGGACATCCAGCTGGCGCGCCGCATCCGCGGCGAGAGGGCGTAA
- the LOC105260540 gene encoding histone H2A type 1-E has translation MSGRGKQGGKARAKAKTRSSRAGLQFPVGRVHRLLRKGNYAERVGAGAPVYLAAVLEYLTAEILELAGNAARDNKKTRIIPRHLQLAIRNDEELNKLLGRVTIAQGGVLPNIQAVLLPKKTESHHKAKGK, from the coding sequence ATGTCTGGACGCGGGAAGCAGGGCGGCAAGGCTCGCGCCAAGGCCAAGACGCGCTCGTCGCGGGCCGGGCTGCAGTTCCCGGTGGGCCGCGTGCACCGCCTGCTCCGCAAGGGCAACTACGCCGAGCGGGTGGGGGCCGGCGCGCCGGTGTACCTGGCGGCCGTGCTGGAGTACCTGACGGCCGAGATCCTGGAGCTGGCGGGCAACGCGGCCCGCGACAACAAGAAGACGCGCATCATCCCGCGCCACCTGCAGCTGGCCATCCGCAACGACGAGGAGCTCAACAAGCTGCTGGGCCGCGTCACCATCGCGCAGGGCGGCGTCCTGCCCAACATCCAGGCCGTGCTGCTGCCCAAGAAGACCGAGAGCCACCACAAGGCCAAGGGCAAGTGA
- the LOC101090262 gene encoding histone H2B type 1-C/E/F/G/I isoform X1, with amino-acid sequence MPEPAKSAPAPKKGSKKAVTKAQKKDGKKRKRSRKESYSVYVYKVLKQVHPDTGISSKAMGIMNSFVNDIFERIAGEASRLAHYNKRSTITSREIQTAVRLLLPGELAKHAVSEGTKAVTKYTSSK; translated from the coding sequence ATGCCAGAGCCCGCGAAGTCCGCCCCGGCCCCGAAGAAGGGCTCGAAGAAGGCGGTGACCAAGGCGCAGAAGAAGGACGGCAAGAAGCGCAAGCGCAGCCGCAAGGAGAGCTACTCGGTGTACGTGTACAAGGTGCTGAAGCAGGTGCACCCCGACACCGGCATCTCGTCCAAGGCCATGGGCATCATGAACTCGTTCGTCAACGACATCTTCGAGCGCATCGCGGGCGAGGCGTCGCGCCTGGCGCATTACAACAAGCGCTCGACCATCACGTCCCGGGAGATCCAGACGGCCGTGCGCCTGCTGCTGCCCGGGGAGCTGGCCAAGCACGCCGTGTCCGAGGGCACCAAGGCCGTCACCAAGTACACCAGCTCCAAGTAG